CTTAGGGGAATGTTTTTTTACGCCGCTTTTGAACAGTTCAAAGCAGACTTGGACAACTTTTGACAAATTTATTCATTGAAAAAGATCTTTACCTTAAAATTCTCCGGTTTTTTAGTGAGAAATCAACAATAATATTTTTAAAAAATTTTAAAAATAACTCTTGACCTTTGAGTATAGGGAATCCCCTATACTATAGGTAGATGATACAACTACTCAAAAATTTCGTTCAATTAAAAGCATGTTATAATCCATCCGATTATGGCGTGCTTTTAATTTTTTGTTCGTAAAAGCTGCCTCATCCCTATACGCCAGTAAACGTTCTGTGGTATGATAATATCATATTTCAGGATTACAGATGTTGAGGTTTGAGAATGAAAAAGGAACGAGATTATTATTCGGTGGGGCAGGCCAGCAAGCTTTGCAATATTTCCACGGATACCCTGCGTTTTTACGATAAAATAGGGCTAATCCGCCCGGATAAGTTGGGGGAAAACAATTACCGCTTTTACAGCAAGGAAGCCCTGGCCTATGTTCCCGTAATCAAATATTACAAACAGATGGGCTTCTCCCTAGAAGAGATTAAAGACCTTATTGATGAGAACTCTTTTGTCAAGCACGAAAAATTTTTTAAGGAAAAAACAGAAAAATTAAAAGGCCGCAGGAAAGAGATTTACATGAAATACGCCTCCATAGAAGGCTGGCTGCGGCTTATCATTGAAGCCGATTTGATTCGAAAAAATGATGTACGTCAGGTGTCCTTGAAGTATCTGGAAAGGGGCTGCTATTCCTATCTGGAGACACCGTTCGCTGACTACCAAGAAGCAATCGTCAACATTGATTATAGCAATTACATCGAAGAAACAGGGGAGCCGGTAGGCGGCGCCCTGCTGCTGCATTTCCCCTCTATCGAAAAAAAATTGCTAGGAGAAAAGACTCCTGTAGTTATTATGCAACAGACGCTGCTGAAAACCAGCAATCCTGCCAGCGTGTGGACCTTCGGGGGGCAAATCTATGCGTCCTGTTATCACCTAGGCCCTTTTGAGGACATTGATAAGACCTACAAGAAAATATTTCAATGGACCCAATCAAATGGCTATACCTGTGACAAAGGCTCCTATGAGCGTTCCCTAATCGACTATTGGACTACGCAAAACACCAGCCTCTTCGTGGTCGAAGTGCTGGTGCCGGTGGAAAAAATATTCTCATAAGGGTAACGTTGTGGTTCGTGGCAATTTACGCTTTTTTACTCTGTAACTTCATTTGATGGAGAGCTTTTTCAGCCTGATAATACCCCTCGCCAAAGGAGTTCTCCCCCTGGGGAAGCATGGCAATGCCTGCTGAAAGCGTTAATCCGTGAAACTTATTTGCCTCCAAACGCCCTTCCAACTCCAAGCAGATTGTTTGAATCCGCTGTTCTGCTTCTGCTTCAGACGTAACCTCCGGCAAGTAAATCATAAAGATATCTGCCGCTTCTCTGGCTGCCAGCTCCGGCTCCCTAATCAAATCCTTAAAAGCTTCTCCCACTACCTGCAAACAATGATTTCCCTGCTGATAGCCTAGAGCGTCGTTAATCAAGCGAAAGTGGTCCAAGTTCATTACGGCCAGCGCCCCTGCAGGTCGTTTTTGGCACTCTTGCTCAATCTGCCTCTCGATACGCCTCCTATTCCATAATCCTGTCACCGGGTCGCGATTGCTCTCCAAAGCCTGTTCCTCTAAATGCTCCTGCAACTCCAGTACCATTTTGATTCGCTGAAGCATCACCAGCTCATTGAAAGGCTTTGTAATAAAGTCTCTGGCTCCCAGCCCCAAACAGGTTTTCTCTACCTCATGGTCGCACAAACCCGTCAAAAATATAATGGGAATCCGAGACAGCCGGGCATCCTTCTTCAGCATCTTTACCGTTTCGATGCCGCTGAATTCCGGCATTTCTATATCCATTAAAATTAAATCTATGGGGTTATGCCGGACAAACTGTATGCCCTCTTTCCCGCTGAGGCACGTATGCACCTCATATTCATTCTCTAAAGCCTTCTGTACTACCATTAAATTGAACTGACTGTCATCTACTACCAAAATTCTTTTCATGGACACTACCCTCCACTTTGAAAACTCCAACAAGATTCTGTCTTATTCTTCCATTATATCACACTTTTCTCTCTTTTTCCTGAATTTGTTTTTAATTTTTCCTGCTAAGGTATAATGAATCTTGAAAAAGGAGCTGACTACCAAGAGTCCTACGGAAATACTACCTGCCATAAGCAGAGTCTCTGTACCAGTAGTTGCTGCCTGCTCCAGCTGCCCACTAATGAGGTACAAGGTGGTGTAGTACATGCCCGCTCCCGGCACCAAAGGAATAATCCCTGGAATGGTAAATACGGTGGCAGTTTCCTTAAAAACTCGGGAACAAATGCCCGCAAAAAAGCCCACAACACAGGCGGCGAGAAAGCAGCCCAACAAGGCTCCGCCATAATCACTGCGGCAATAGGCAAAGACCACCCAGCCCATGCCGCCGATGAGGCTGGCTACAAAGATATGCCGTTTAGGTACGTGAAAAAGAATGGCAAATCCCACGGTGGCGACTAGACCAAATATAAACTGCCAAAGGTATGTCATAAAATAGTACCTCCCATCAGAACCCATAGCCGCATAACGACACCTGCTCCGGTAGCTAGAGATATAGCGATGAAAAAGGCTTCTGAGGTTCTAGCCAATCCCGACAACATATCACCCGCTAAAAAGTCCCGAATAGCATTGGTGATAGCCACCCCGGGAACAAACAGCATTAATGCCCCAATGGTAGTAGGACCTGAGGTATTACCCAATCCCGAAGCCGCACAAATCAAGGCCAAAAAGGCAGCAAAAGCCGTACAACAAAAGCCCTTGATAAAATAATTGGTTTCAAAACCATCGAAGATTGCTGACAGCAAATAGCTAGCCGCACCAATGATGAAGGCACAAACAAAATCTTGAATCGTACCCTTAAACATTAAGCAGAAAAAGGCGCAGGTCAGAGCTGCTCCCAAGAGCTTGATGCCCAGGGGATAGGGCTTCCTTTTAGAAATCTGTTTCAATCGAGCCATACCATCCTCCACGGACAAATCCGTGCTGACAAAATCTCGAGAAAACTGATTAATTTCAGAAATCTTTCCCAGATCCGTGGCCGAGCCTCGAATCCTCTTGATAAAGGTAAACATCTCGTTATCTTCCCCGCCCTTATCCAGAGAAAGAAAAATGCCTGTTGGGGTAGCGAAAGCCTCCACATACGGAATTTTGCAGGCCTTACAAATCCTAGTAATGGTATCTTCCACCCGGTAAATCTCTGCACCGCTCTTCATCATCAGCTCGCCTGCCAGCAGAGCCATAATCAATATTCTTTTTTGCAGTTGTTTCGTCATGTCATCCCGACCCTTCTATATTAAATTCACAAGATAACTCCATTCATCCCTGATTACAGTCCTAAGTATACCATAAAAGCCTTTAAATTCCTTTGCTTTCGCCTAATTTTTATAAAATCCAAAAACCCCCTTGACTTTTTCGTTTTATCGCTTTATTATAATAACGTAATAACTTATTAAATCGATAAATATTCTAAACAAAAGTCAGGAGGTTGGGACCATGAAAGCCGATACAAAAAAATATTCCGCTAAAGTTGACAAGAAAAAAGACCTCTCCAAAGAAGAGCTCAGCGCTTATATTTTATACAGCATCAACGGCTGTTCTCAGGTTCAAGCGGAACCTTTGCGTCCAGCGTTTGTTGGCTCCTATCATTAAGCGTTTATCTATTATATAGTTACCCATTCTTTAAAAGTCCAGCTTGTTTTCAGTCAACTGGACTTTTATTCCGTTTTTTGATATACTACTCCCATAATCAAGTTATGAAATAAAAGAAAGATATTTAGGAGAACGGTATAGATGAGACTGAATAAATACATCGCTCAGGCAGGCCTTGCCAGCAGGCGAAAAGCAGACGAGCTGACTGCCAACGGAAACGTAAAAATAAACGGACTGGTAGTCAAAGAAATGGGCTACGACGTTCAGGAAGGTGATGTGGTAGAAGTCAACGGCCGTCGTATTGACAAGATAGAAAAAAAGTCGGTTTACGTGATGCTAAACAAGCCGCTGGGCTTTATCACCTCCTCTGCCGATGAAAAAGGCCGGCCCACAGTACAGGACTTGGTAGCTGACGTAGATGCCCGCCTCTTTCCAGTGGGACGACTGGATTACAACACCACCGGGCTGCTGATTATGACCAATGACGGGGATACAGCCTACCGGATTACACACCCCAAGCACCACGTTTACAAAACTTACCGAGCTCGGGTAGCAGGCGTCTTATCTGCTGCCAAAGTTGCCCGCTTGGAAAAAGGAGTGGATATCGGCGGCTTTGTTACTGCCCCGGCTCACGTGAAAGTCCTAAAGCAAGGCGAACGCTCTGCCATCGTGGAGATTCAGATTTATGAAGGCAAGAATCGCCAGGTCCGCAAGATGTTTGCCGCTGTAGGAAACAAAGTTCAGGAGTTAGACCGAGTAGCTATAGGCGAGCTCTACCTGGGACGCTTGATGATTGGTCATTACAGGAAATTAACCCCTAAAGAAATCGAATATCTAAAAAATGTGTGACCCCTATCCGCCTCGCCTTGGCGGTTAACAGCAAAAAAGCAAGACGTCTAATCCAAAAGGATTGGTTCGCCTTGCTTTTTCTTTATTTTTATGCCTCAGCAAAAGTCAGCAGTATTCTGTACCTGTACCCTTACTGTGTGATATAGATTTCTACCCGTCGGTTCTTGGCTCGGCCTTCCTCCGTATCATTGTTCCCTACAGGAGAATAGTGAGAATACCCTTCTATAGAGAATTTATCCCCAGACATGCCGTTGGCCGCTAAGAAGTTAACTACCGTCAACGCTCGGTTGGCAGACAGCTGCCAGGAGAACTGCTCATTGGTCCCCGACACGAAGGCCGTATGCCCGCGAATACTGATATGACGTACTTGAGAATAATATTCACCCATAAGGTCTTTCAACTCTAGGAGTACGGTACTGTTTCCGTCAATAAGCTGGTCGCTGTCAGGGATGAACAGCAGTGTATCCTTTAAGTCAATTTTTACATAGGAATCCGTACCCGTAACCTCTACCTGCCCTTGAAGGTTGTTCTTCTTAATATAGCTCTTTACCTCTTTAGCCAGCCGTTCCATATCGGTAATTTTTTCCCCATCGCTTTTCTCATCCGAGGTAGGAGCCTCCACCATCTTGGGGTTATTTAACGCTTGCCCCATGCTCTCTGCCACAGCCTTAAACTTGGCCGCATCGATAGTGCTCATGGAGTACATAATGATAAATAAGGCCAGCAGCAAGGTAATCATATCCGAATAGGTCAGCAGCCACCTCTCATTGTTATTCTTTTTTTCTTCTTCCTCGTAGGATGCTGGTCTCTTCCTCAATGTATCTCCACCTGTTCACAATCTCTTCTAAAATCAATTTTCAATGTTTTCTATATATTTGGACGAGCCGTCCGGAAATGCGTGATAATAAAGGGATAATTCGTTGCGTACGCTGCGGCTAAGGGCGCCGTTGGCAATCATGCAGACACCGTCCAAAATCATTTCCTTTAAGAGCCGTTGTCTTTTCAAGTACACTTTAATTTTGTTGGCCATAGGAAAGTAAATCAGATTAGCAAAAGACACCCCGTATAAAGTGGCTACGAAAGCCACCGCTATGGAGGAAGTCAGCTCTTCTGGGCTACTGAAATTGGACAGCACCTGAATCAACCCCAAAACGGTACCAATAATGCCTAAAGTTGGTGAAAACCCGCCAGCTGATTCAAACACATCTATTTCCACTTGTTTCTGGGCCACATAGGACCGTATATCCGCCTCCAAAATATACTGAATCTCCTCCGTCGTCTTCCGCTCTAATATAAGAATCAATCCTTCCTTCAACAGCAGGTATTGCTCCCCGCTGAGCGCCGGATCCGTCAAGGCCGTTTCCACCTTAATAAAACCGTCCCGCCTGCAGGCATCTGAAAGTTCTGCAATAATTTGAATAATTTCCTCCGGGTCTCCATATGCCTTAGGATTAAATGTCTTTCTCAAAGTCTTAAAGGCCTGCTGAAGATCGTGAAAAGAAGAGGATGCCACTACGGCACCTATGGTACCGCCCAACACGATAATCATCGGACTCAACAACAGCAGAGAAAGCAGCTTTCCTCCCTCCAGCAGGAAACCAACCAGCAGAGAGATTAAGGCAAAGCCTATACCTATAAGCAACGAAATATCCATATAAAAACTCCTTGTCCACGTGTCAATCTAGTCTGCAACTTGCAGAGCCTCTGCTAAATATTTTATTTCATTATCGAAAAATGTCAAGTTATACAGCAAAACTGCCGGAATAAATCCGGCAGTTTTTATGCTAAGGAAACTAAATACTCATATCCTGTTCTTTAAGAATATCTTGCTTACGCGGCTTCTTTCGGTGCAGCATAGCATAATACACCGGAAGGAAAACCATGGACAACACAGTGGAAGAAATAACTCCTCCAATATTTACCAAAGCCATACCTTGCATCATCTGCCCATCTCTAGCCAATGGAATCATGGATAGAACCATAACTAAGGCGGTCATAACGATTGGTCTCATACGAGTAACCCCGGCTTCAATCAGAGCTTTATCAAGCGGCATTTCCTCTTCATACTGTCTGGCCGTATCCACGTATAAGATACCGTGGTTTACTACGTTACCAATCAGCATCAAGAACCCGAGCAGAGACGTCATACTGATGGATGCATTCATCAAGAACAACAGCAGGAAGGACCCGATTAAGGCCAACGGTACCGCCGTCATAATCATCAGCGAGTACCTTGGTGACTCAAACTGAGCGGCCATAACTACGAATACCAGGAAGAGTGCAGTCAGCATCGCTGTACCCAGGGAGCCGAACTCTTCACTCATCATTTCATCCATGGAGTTAACCCCAGTAGAAACGGTCTCCGACATATACTTTCCCGCTACCTCATCGTCCAACAGTGCCTTGGTCTTCTTATCAGCCTTATCGGTGTAGTCTGCATCGATGGTCACGGTATATTGTTTATTCTCTCTAGAGATCGTGCTTGGACTGTCCTCGTAGTGAATATTTGCCACATCGGTCAAAGCAACAGAGCCACCGGTTCCAGTAGATAGGATGATTCCCTGAACCTTATCCAGCGTATCGTACTCCCCATTGGCAAATTCTACTTTCACGTCCGTATCTTCCCCATTGACCTTCATGGAGGTAGCAGTTGCCCCACTGAGCATGTTGTTGACAGTCTGGCCGATTGCTAACGGGGACAAACCCTCCGCCTTTGCCTTAACGGAGTCCACAGAAATCTTGACTACCGGAGCTGCATTTTCCAGGGTGGAATGAACCTTGGTCACTTCCGGCCTGGTCTTCAACTCTTCCACAATCTTGTCGGAAGCTTTCTTCAATTCATCATACTGAGTACTCTTCAAGATGATTTCATATCCGTCACCGGACTGAGTCATCGACATGGAGGACCCTACATCCATAGTAATATTGGCATTCTTGATGGCATGCATAGACGGTCTCCAGTCATCTATAACCACTTCGGAATCCTTTACTTTATCTTTTAAATAAGCGGTCAGCGTCGCCCCAGAACTGCCTGACATGGACAAGGCACTTCCGCCATAAGTCACCATGTAGGAATCCACTCGCTCGTCGCCCACGATAACCTTTTCCACATCTTTCAGGGTCTGGTCAACCTTATCCAAGCTGGCCCCCGGCCTAGTTTCAATGGTAACAGAGATGGAACCGTCATCATCGGCCGGCATCAATTCCATGTTAAGCTGCGTGGCCAGCAAGCCAGACACAACCAGCACACCGATGGACATGAAGATGACAAGCTTTCTTTTAGGCATCAACCCTCTCATCAGTTTTCTGTAACGAATCTGAATCGTACGAATCGGCCGCTGAGCCGGTGCCTTCGTCTTTTCCTCCGGTCTATACATAAAGTAGCACAATGGCACGATAGTAACGGCGGAAATATAGGATGCCAGCATACAAAATACAATAGTAAAACCTAAAGGCTTAAAAAACTGGCCAGTTAAACCGGATAAAAATGCCAACGGTAGGAATACAACGGAGATGGTTGCCGTCGAAGCAAATACGGCCAAAAGAACGGTTTTCGTTCCGTCGATGGCTGCGTTTTTATAACTCCGATTCAACACGCTGCCCTTGCTAGCGGCATCTACGTAACCCGAATCATATTCATCATCTGGGATGGCGTGAATTGCTCTAAAGCAACTTTCCAGTACAACGATGGAGTTATCTACCATCAAACCTACACCCAGAACCAGTGCACCCATGGTGATCGTATTTAGGGAGAAATTCATGAAATTCATCATGATTAAGGCGACGAAAATAGATATCGGTATGGATGTCCCGACGATTAACGAGGCCTTTAAGTCTCCAAAGAACAGATAGATGATGGCCATGGAGATAATGATGGCTAAGATTAACGTCTCAAATACGGAGTTTAAGGACTCCATAATGGTATCCTTGGTATCATTGACCACGGTAATCTTCAGATTCTGGTCGGAAGCTTCCAGCTTCGCCTTCACTTTCATAACTTCGTTAGAAACATCTACCGCACTGCTGCTCTGTTGTTTCTTAACATCAATGGAAATAGTGTCTTCTCCATTATATCGGCTGATACTGCTCTTATCTTCCAGTGCCTCGTATACCGTAGCTACATCCTGAAGCTGCACAACACTTCCGTTTGCTACATTTATTGGAATCCCCTTAAGACTTTCTATATCATCGTAATCAGCTCCAGTGGTTACAGAGTACTCCATATCACCGGTCTGGGTGGTTCCCGCCGGATAGGAGAAATCACCGCTGGCAATGGCCTGAGACACAGCGCTCAGGTTTAACCCATACTGATTTAATTTTTCAGCATTCAGTTCTACCTTTACGTAAGACGCCTGTCCCCCGGAGATGTCTACACTGGCTACAGAACCGATTTTTTCAAACTCAGGTACAATTTTATTATCTACGTAATTATACAGGTTGGATTGAGCCTTGTTGCTGACAGACATGGTTACAACCGCCGTATCAGACAAATTGATTTCCATGATGTTCGGAGTCTTAGCATCGTCTGGAAGTTCAGAAACCAAACCGTCCATCTTCTTCTTCAAGTCGAGATAGGCTTCGTCCATATCTGTACCATATTTGTACTGAATCATAACGATAGAACTATTTTCGTTAGATGAAGACGTGACTGAATCCAAACCACTCAGCGTATCGACGGCATCCTCCACTGGCTGAGTCACCAGTTCGTTGATATCGTCTGGGCTGGCCCCTGCATAAATGGTGCTGACAATCATAATCGGCATGTTGATCTCAGGCGTTTCCTCTAACGTACTGCTCGCTACAGAGGAAAGTCCGAAAACTACCAGGCAGAGTACGCATAGGACAGCTGTTACCGGCCTTTTTAAGACGAATTTAGTTAACCCCATTTACTGCCGCCCCCTCATAAAGCTCTGAACTCCAAGTTGCAATGACCTTGTCGGAGCTGCTTAAACCGGAAATGACTTGTATATTTTCATCATCAGCAATACCCGCTTCAATAAATACCTTTTTGGCCTTCCCCTTCTCATAGGTGTATACCAGAGCCTGACCGTCTTCG
The genomic region above belongs to Aminipila butyrica and contains:
- a CDS encoding motility protein A, translated to MDISLLIGIGFALISLLVGFLLEGGKLLSLLLLSPMIIVLGGTIGAVVASSSFHDLQQAFKTLRKTFNPKAYGDPEEIIQIIAELSDACRRDGFIKVETALTDPALSGEQYLLLKEGLILILERKTTEEIQYILEADIRSYVAQKQVEIDVFESAGGFSPTLGIIGTVLGLIQVLSNFSSPEELTSSIAVAFVATLYGVSFANLIYFPMANKIKVYLKRQRLLKEMILDGVCMIANGALSRSVRNELSLYYHAFPDGSSKYIENIEN
- a CDS encoding OmpA/MotB family protein — protein: MRKRPASYEEEEKKNNNERWLLTYSDMITLLLALFIIMYSMSTIDAAKFKAVAESMGQALNNPKMVEAPTSDEKSDGEKITDMERLAKEVKSYIKKNNLQGQVEVTGTDSYVKIDLKDTLLFIPDSDQLIDGNSTVLLELKDLMGEYYSQVRHISIRGHTAFVSGTNEQFSWQLSANRALTVVNFLAANGMSGDKFSIEGYSHYSPVGNNDTEEGRAKNRRVEIYITQ
- a CDS encoding pseudouridine synthase, which produces MRLNKYIAQAGLASRRKADELTANGNVKINGLVVKEMGYDVQEGDVVEVNGRRIDKIEKKSVYVMLNKPLGFITSSADEKGRPTVQDLVADVDARLFPVGRLDYNTTGLLIMTNDGDTAYRITHPKHHVYKTYRARVAGVLSAAKVARLEKGVDIGGFVTAPAHVKVLKQGERSAIVEIQIYEGKNRQVRKMFAAVGNKVQELDRVAIGELYLGRLMIGHYRKLTPKEIEYLKNV
- a CDS encoding GGDEF domain-containing response regulator is translated as MKRILVVDDSQFNLMVVQKALENEYEVHTCLSGKEGIQFVRHNPIDLILMDIEMPEFSGIETVKMLKKDARLSRIPIIFLTGLCDHEVEKTCLGLGARDFITKPFNELVMLQRIKMVLELQEHLEEQALESNRDPVTGLWNRRRIERQIEQECQKRPAGALAVMNLDHFRLINDALGYQQGNHCLQVVGEAFKDLIREPELAAREAADIFMIYLPEVTSEAEAEQRIQTICLELEGRLEANKFHGLTLSAGIAMLPQGENSFGEGYYQAEKALHQMKLQSKKA
- a CDS encoding threonine/serine exporter family protein — translated: MTKQLQKRILIMALLAGELMMKSGAEIYRVEDTITRICKACKIPYVEAFATPTGIFLSLDKGGEDNEMFTFIKRIRGSATDLGKISEINQFSRDFVSTDLSVEDGMARLKQISKRKPYPLGIKLLGAALTCAFFCLMFKGTIQDFVCAFIIGAASYLLSAIFDGFETNYFIKGFCCTAFAAFLALICAASGLGNTSGPTTIGALMLFVPGVAITNAIRDFLAGDMLSGLARTSEAFFIAISLATGAGVVMRLWVLMGGTIL
- a CDS encoding efflux RND transporter permease subunit, which produces MGLTKFVLKRPVTAVLCVLCLVVFGLSSVASSTLEETPEINMPIMIVSTIYAGASPDDINELVTQPVEDAVDTLSGLDSVTSSSNENSSIVMIQYKYGTDMDEAYLDLKKKMDGLVSELPDDAKTPNIMEINLSDTAVVTMSVSNKAQSNLYNYVDNKIVPEFEKIGSVASVDISGGQASYVKVELNAEKLNQYGLNLSAVSQAIASGDFSYPAGTTQTGDMEYSVTTGADYDDIESLKGIPINVANGSVVQLQDVATVYEALEDKSSISRYNGEDTISIDVKKQQSSSAVDVSNEVMKVKAKLEASDQNLKITVVNDTKDTIMESLNSVFETLILAIIISMAIIYLFFGDLKASLIVGTSIPISIFVALIMMNFMNFSLNTITMGALVLGVGLMVDNSIVVLESCFRAIHAIPDDEYDSGYVDAASKGSVLNRSYKNAAIDGTKTVLLAVFASTATISVVFLPLAFLSGLTGQFFKPLGFTIVFCMLASYISAVTIVPLCYFMYRPEEKTKAPAQRPIRTIQIRYRKLMRGLMPKRKLVIFMSIGVLVVSGLLATQLNMELMPADDDGSISVTIETRPGASLDKVDQTLKDVEKVIVGDERVDSYMVTYGGSALSMSGSSGATLTAYLKDKVKDSEVVIDDWRPSMHAIKNANITMDVGSSMSMTQSGDGYEIILKSTQYDELKKASDKIVEELKTRPEVTKVHSTLENAAPVVKISVDSVKAKAEGLSPLAIGQTVNNMLSGATATSMKVNGEDTDVKVEFANGEYDTLDKVQGIILSTGTGGSVALTDVANIHYEDSPSTISRENKQYTVTIDADYTDKADKKTKALLDDEVAGKYMSETVSTGVNSMDEMMSEEFGSLGTAMLTALFLVFVVMAAQFESPRYSLMIMTAVPLALIGSFLLLFLMNASISMTSLLGFLMLIGNVVNHGILYVDTARQYEEEMPLDKALIEAGVTRMRPIVMTALVMVLSMIPLARDGQMMQGMALVNIGGVISSTVLSMVFLPVYYAMLHRKKPRKQDILKEQDMSI
- a CDS encoding threonine/serine exporter family protein yields the protein MTYLWQFIFGLVATVGFAILFHVPKRHIFVASLIGGMGWVVFAYCRSDYGGALLGCFLAACVVGFFAGICSRVFKETATVFTIPGIIPLVPGAGMYYTTLYLISGQLEQAATTGTETLLMAGSISVGLLVVSSFFKIHYTLAGKIKNKFRKKREKCDIMEE
- a CDS encoding MerR family transcriptional regulator — encoded protein: MKKERDYYSVGQASKLCNISTDTLRFYDKIGLIRPDKLGENNYRFYSKEALAYVPVIKYYKQMGFSLEEIKDLIDENSFVKHEKFFKEKTEKLKGRRKEIYMKYASIEGWLRLIIEADLIRKNDVRQVSLKYLERGCYSYLETPFADYQEAIVNIDYSNYIEETGEPVGGALLLHFPSIEKKLLGEKTPVVIMQQTLLKTSNPASVWTFGGQIYASCYHLGPFEDIDKTYKKIFQWTQSNGYTCDKGSYERSLIDYWTTQNTSLFVVEVLVPVEKIFS